One genomic segment of Bradyrhizobium diazoefficiens includes these proteins:
- a CDS encoding YybH family protein, translated as MLRTCLSCIFLAALSLPAVAAENDPKQKVEAVASEYAASFNRHDGAGIAALFATGGIHVNPAGPRSDIAEFYQGAFKAGFDHEEITVDQAWPLGSDMALAIGNYRLSGKNQSGAPIETSGIWTATYVTEGGKLKIRLISAMPKPPPQK; from the coding sequence ATGCTGCGGACCTGCCTCTCCTGTATTTTCCTGGCGGCCTTGTCGCTACCTGCGGTCGCCGCCGAGAACGACCCGAAGCAGAAGGTCGAAGCAGTCGCGTCGGAGTATGCGGCGAGCTTCAACAGGCACGACGGCGCCGGCATCGCCGCGCTGTTCGCGACGGGCGGCATTCACGTCAATCCGGCAGGGCCGCGCTCCGATATCGCGGAATTCTATCAGGGAGCTTTCAAGGCCGGATTCGACCACGAGGAGATCACCGTGGACCAAGCGTGGCCCCTGGGCTCCGACATGGCTCTTGCCATCGGCAATTACCGGCTGTCCGGAAAGAATCAGAGCGGTGCGCCGATCGAGACGAGCGGTATTTGGACCGCTACCTACGTGACCGAAGGTGGCAAGCTCAAGATCCGCCTGATTTCGGCTATGCCCAAGCCGCCGCCACAGAAGTAG
- a CDS encoding cold-shock protein has product MNTGTVKWFNSQKGFGFIQPTNGSNDVFVHISAVERAGMDTLSEGQTLSYDVVADRRTGKSAAENLRAAA; this is encoded by the coding sequence ATGAACACAGGCACAGTGAAGTGGTTTAACAGCCAAAAGGGCTTCGGCTTTATCCAGCCGACAAACGGCAGCAACGACGTTTTTGTTCATATCAGCGCGGTTGAACGCGCCGGTATGGATACTCTGAGCGAAGGTCAAACGCTGTCGTATGACGTCGTCGCAGACCGTCGTACAGGCAAGTCTGCCGCCGAAAATCTTCGTGCTGCTGCTTAA
- a CDS encoding type II toxin-antitoxin system VapC family toxin, which translates to MSTFVDSSVWFAAASARDRNNGLAKSILASLDGWTLTGHVLAETWQLLSARFGEEVAETFWGRLRESGAVVEPVTAGDLEAASRIEAAYPDEEFSLVDRTSFAVMERLGITQAASFSPSFAAYRYGVRKKPFRIVRSGHSAAFAALRQAMLQRKPVRLNYSGKELEVCPYILGHAVGEERAFALELGSVGKKRSGEPNWVCLRIQAVRDVRPLDRAWTAAVYPGRIQRCVDQVHMDATLP; encoded by the coding sequence GTGAGCACGTTCGTGGACAGTTCGGTGTGGTTCGCGGCCGCCTCTGCGCGCGACCGCAATAACGGGCTCGCCAAGTCCATTCTGGCCAGCCTCGACGGATGGACTCTCACAGGCCACGTGCTCGCCGAGACCTGGCAACTGCTGTCGGCAAGATTCGGCGAGGAGGTGGCGGAGACGTTCTGGGGCCGCCTGCGGGAGTCCGGCGCCGTCGTCGAGCCCGTCACGGCCGGCGATCTGGAAGCGGCTTCGCGGATCGAGGCCGCTTATCCCGACGAAGAGTTTTCCCTCGTAGACCGCACCAGCTTCGCGGTGATGGAACGGCTTGGCATTACGCAGGCTGCATCATTCAGTCCCTCCTTCGCAGCGTACCGTTACGGCGTTCGCAAGAAGCCCTTCCGGATCGTTCGCTCAGGTCACAGCGCTGCGTTCGCGGCGCTGAGGCAAGCCATGCTTCAGCGCAAACCCGTTCGGTTAAACTATTCGGGCAAGGAACTGGAGGTCTGCCCGTACATCCTCGGCCACGCCGTGGGCGAGGAGCGAGCCTTCGCTTTGGAGCTGGGCAGTGTCGGAAAAAAGAGATCAGGAGAGCCCAATTGGGTATGTCTGCGGATTCAAGCCGTGCGGGACGTTCGCCCTCTGGATCGCGCCTGGACCGCCGCCGTCTACCCCGGCCGGATTCAGCGCTGTGTCGACCAGGTGCATATGGACGCAACTCTCCCGTGA
- a CDS encoding DoxX family protein, translating to MIDQRTAPYTALLLRVTIAGLFIAALYGKFVLKLIGLWWNGLLKAGYPEWVLAYTLSAEFASAILLLLGLYTRWVSLYTLPMMIGATHFWMVRKSFWFVEGGWEMPFVWAIMLVVQALLGDGAFALRTLRLPWEQRFRKATA from the coding sequence ATGATTGACCAACGTACGGCGCCTTATACCGCTTTGCTGCTTCGCGTCACGATTGCCGGCCTTTTCATTGCCGCCCTCTACGGCAAGTTCGTTCTCAAGCTGATCGGGCTCTGGTGGAACGGACTTCTCAAGGCAGGATATCCTGAGTGGGTATTGGCCTACACCCTCAGCGCGGAATTTGCGTCCGCGATCCTGCTTCTGCTGGGTCTCTACACCAGGTGGGTCAGCCTCTACACGCTTCCGATGATGATAGGTGCAACCCACTTCTGGATGGTGCGCAAGAGCTTTTGGTTCGTGGAAGGCGGATGGGAGATGCCGTTCGTCTGGGCCATCATGCTCGTCGTTCAGGCCCTTCTTGGCGACGGGGCTTTTGCGCTGAGGACGCTAAGGCTCCCCTGGGAACAGCGCTTCCGCAAGGCGACCGCCTGA
- the ftsH gene encoding ATP-dependent zinc metalloprotease FtsH: protein MTNKTRFNVGYTIAAVFAVFFIQYFIATATQIAVIPYSEYLQLLHQGKVDAVGISDRTLQGVLKEPLPGGQKRFVTTRVDQDVAQELEKYNVRFTGQIESTFLRDLLSWVMPVLLFFGLWWYIGRRMAEGGGLGGGLMAIGKSKAKIYVESNTGVTFADVAGVDEAKDELREVVDFLKNPTDYSRLGGRMPKGVLLVGPPGTGKTLLAKAVAGEARVPFFSISGSEFVEMFVGVGAARVRDLFQQAHEKAPAIIFIDELDALGRARGIGPFAGGHDEKEQTLNQLLVELDGFDSRSGLVILAATNRPEILDPALLRAGRFDRQVLVDRPDKKGRIEILKVHMKKVRLAGDVEPESVAALTPGFTGADLANLVNEAALLATRRGAEAVSMSDFNNAVERMVAGLEKRNRLLNPKEREIVAFHEMGHALVALSLPGVDPVHKVSIIPRGVGALGYTIQRPIEDRFLMTKEELENKMAVLLGGRAAELIVFGHLSTGAADDLRRVTDIARSMVTRYGMSEKLGSVAYDREPGNFLAGPDQPYPVHERDYAEETAAAVDREVKDIVDQVFQRTQGILTARRPILDRAAKKLLEKETLEQSDIELLIREMPKEGLRLV, encoded by the coding sequence ATGACCAACAAAACTCGCTTCAATGTCGGATATACCATTGCCGCGGTTTTCGCGGTCTTCTTCATCCAGTATTTCATCGCGACGGCGACACAAATTGCCGTCATTCCTTACAGCGAATACCTGCAGTTGCTGCATCAGGGGAAAGTTGATGCCGTCGGCATTTCCGATCGCACCCTGCAGGGCGTGCTCAAGGAGCCGCTGCCGGGCGGCCAGAAGAGATTTGTGACCACGCGTGTCGACCAGGACGTGGCGCAGGAACTCGAGAAGTACAACGTCCGGTTCACCGGCCAGATCGAGAGCACCTTCCTGCGCGACCTCCTCTCGTGGGTGATGCCGGTCCTGCTATTCTTCGGGCTTTGGTGGTACATCGGCCGTCGCATGGCTGAAGGCGGCGGCCTTGGCGGCGGGCTGATGGCGATCGGCAAGAGCAAAGCCAAGATCTATGTTGAATCCAACACAGGCGTGACCTTTGCCGATGTCGCCGGTGTGGACGAAGCCAAGGACGAGCTTCGCGAGGTAGTCGATTTCCTGAAGAATCCCACCGATTACAGTCGGCTTGGTGGTCGCATGCCGAAAGGTGTGCTGCTGGTCGGCCCCCCCGGCACTGGCAAGACCTTGCTCGCGAAGGCGGTTGCAGGCGAAGCTCGAGTTCCGTTCTTCTCGATCTCGGGTTCGGAATTCGTCGAGATGTTTGTTGGAGTTGGCGCGGCACGGGTGCGCGACCTATTCCAGCAGGCACACGAAAAGGCGCCGGCAATCATTTTTATCGACGAACTCGATGCGCTTGGCCGAGCCCGTGGCATCGGCCCGTTTGCTGGAGGGCACGACGAGAAGGAGCAGACGCTCAACCAGCTTCTGGTCGAACTCGACGGCTTCGACTCTCGATCGGGTCTGGTCATCCTGGCGGCAACCAACCGGCCTGAAATCCTTGACCCCGCGCTGTTGCGCGCCGGCCGCTTCGACCGTCAGGTCTTGGTCGATCGTCCCGACAAGAAGGGCCGTATCGAGATACTCAAGGTCCATATGAAAAAGGTGCGGCTCGCCGGTGACGTCGAGCCGGAGTCTGTTGCAGCTTTGACGCCGGGATTTACCGGCGCCGACCTAGCTAACCTGGTCAATGAAGCGGCGCTCCTGGCAACCCGCCGCGGCGCCGAGGCGGTAAGCATGAGCGACTTCAATAACGCGGTGGAGCGCATGGTCGCTGGCCTGGAAAAACGTAACCGGCTGCTCAATCCCAAGGAGCGTGAGATTGTAGCTTTTCATGAGATGGGCCACGCGCTGGTCGCGCTTTCCCTGCCCGGCGTTGATCCCGTGCACAAGGTTTCGATCATTCCCCGTGGGGTCGGCGCGCTCGGCTATACTATTCAGCGGCCGATCGAGGACCGATTCTTGATGACCAAGGAGGAGCTGGAGAACAAAATGGCCGTGCTGCTCGGCGGCCGCGCAGCTGAGCTGATCGTGTTTGGTCATCTGTCGACCGGAGCGGCCGACGATCTGCGCCGGGTGACCGACATCGCGCGGAGCATGGTGACACGCTACGGCATGTCGGAGAAACTCGGCAGCGTTGCCTATGACCGGGAGCCCGGCAACTTCCTCGCGGGCCCCGACCAGCCTTATCCAGTTCACGAGCGCGACTACGCGGAGGAGACCGCCGCAGCCGTCGACCGTGAGGTAAAGGACATAGTAGATCAGGTCTTCCAGCGCACCCAAGGCATACTGACCGCGCGGCGTCCGATCCTGGACCGCGCGGCAAAGAAGCTCCTTGAGAAGGAGACGCTGGAGCAGAGCGATATTGAGCTGCTGATCCGGGAAATGCCAAAGGAAGGCCTCCGACTAGTCTAA
- a CDS encoding NADH dehydrogenase ubiquinone Fe-S protein 4 encodes MEVVRTKIAEYPTPNAAFANDNHRADQLLTPSVFPKGAAAIIFQPARSCMSSGRANSGGWRLVFERRSAPYLEPLMGWTSDDDPLAQVELSFPTLRSAIRYAERQGLSYVVQTSQQERADRPECAPGVTRAFSDATLERLGLGALQNSYMEAVAGAEARHDRRGDEGWTCPMAVAKDAALSIEAKRSILINWAWTEFLMEHANSDQLSDHGRPSRLREVELALLELERATIHGQRKESLEIAPAAPAGHVPQLAA; translated from the coding sequence ATGGAGGTCGTGAGAACCAAAATAGCTGAATATCCCACACCAAATGCTGCGTTCGCCAATGACAATCATCGTGCAGACCAGCTTTTGACCCCTTCCGTTTTTCCCAAAGGCGCGGCAGCAATCATCTTTCAGCCGGCCAGATCGTGCATGTCTTCGGGAAGAGCCAATTCCGGAGGCTGGCGGCTCGTGTTCGAGCGGCGCAGCGCTCCCTACTTGGAGCCTTTGATGGGTTGGACTTCCGATGATGATCCCCTGGCGCAGGTCGAACTCAGCTTTCCGACGCTGAGGTCGGCAATACGTTACGCTGAGCGGCAGGGACTATCATACGTGGTTCAGACGTCTCAGCAGGAGCGCGCCGACCGACCTGAATGCGCGCCCGGAGTGACGCGTGCCTTCTCCGATGCCACGCTCGAACGGCTTGGTCTTGGTGCCTTGCAAAACAGCTATATGGAAGCGGTTGCAGGCGCTGAAGCTCGGCACGACCGTCGAGGGGATGAAGGCTGGACCTGCCCTATGGCTGTGGCAAAGGATGCAGCGCTCTCGATCGAGGCAAAACGGTCGATCCTGATAAACTGGGCGTGGACCGAATTCCTGATGGAGCACGCGAACAGCGACCAGCTGTCGGACCACGGGCGCCCATCCCGCCTCCGCGAAGTCGAACTCGCGTTACTCGAGCTCGAACGCGCGACGATCCACGGGCAGCGCAAGGAGTCCTTAGAGATCGCTCCTGCCGCGCCAGCCGGGCACGTGCCACAACTAGCAGCATGA
- a CDS encoding ATP-binding protein, with protein MARLSTAQPVRLMDGGGAFSTNNRPSLQASGKARPRTQRRSAGSAPDARNARSTRNLAIERKYVSILRADLHRSSDLVTGLDLEESIARLAPALEQMRTAVHQYGGIVHREMGDGIFAVFGAPVASDLHAVMACVAALDLVRRIEGLKDIGIRVRIGVHSGLVVAGPRQLDYTSMYDFDGPPLIMAERLQAAAQPGQALASESCRSLAEGYIQFGAAQAHTLKGFAEPIMVYPIRAASESSKWQLTMGRSTTHFVGRNAELSELLTLAKSVSEGTGRTALVSGEPGVGKSRLVHEAQSLLQQQGWQTLEVECNPIVGDAPFSLLKHILVAATSELPDAEQTTLRSELSAAQYDALHLILDGASAEISSAWDKLPPRARAHAIIDMSCAVVMKCVGHQPTLLLIEDVQWTDKASAPAVQAIAALSQRLPFFVLATVRSGEAWERLENSFDRTIVVVPLERVAGIAMLDQLLGPSSRLADLKVRILEHTGAMPLFLEEVCRGLVEAGRLKGERGNFEPASSELELGVPLTVQGMIASRIDRLSPREKRVLQVASAIGPQVPSRLLQAICALEQSVYRKSLNALLTAGMLTCTPQLRSEASFPHEFVRQVAYEATLESDRVKLHNEILAQLGKQAATAPHDPELAASMVHHATKAKQWREAAEIAAAIARRCFSQAAFADAKRYFELAMSSIDKLPPSPTHEAKAIDLRIEARMAYGNLGEIGRWLDLAREAEARALSSGDQMRRVPALAMRAAALNFCGTPHESLEAGEAAVREATKSGQLGWLAYAEYGLGQARFVAGRYAEAIDVLERAYRRFRFEGASPPPGGGPAQAALLCSMMICVTQVALGNDQAAADAQARAEAIAAECGGPAAAIAAGFSGGVLLLAMNRAEEAEVSLAQSLKLASQHEVHLFIPVLANQHGGALIRLFRMEEARVAYRTASNEAEVLGHRSAALRSELGLALCEATEPTKRISALDVLSRCEQIARQGGYQPLELEALLIKGRLLSLLGQDCAAVRSASEELLLRTGAVGTKREVGRALDLVLS; from the coding sequence ATGGCCCGGCTCTCGACGGCTCAACCCGTCCGCCTTATGGATGGCGGCGGGGCGTTTTCCACTAACAACCGGCCAAGTCTGCAGGCCTCCGGGAAAGCGCGCCCGCGAACTCAGAGACGATCAGCGGGGTCCGCGCCCGACGCTCGCAACGCAAGATCCACACGTAATCTTGCGATCGAACGTAAATACGTTTCGATCCTGCGGGCCGATCTCCACCGCTCCTCAGATCTCGTGACGGGGCTGGACCTAGAAGAATCAATCGCTCGTTTAGCGCCGGCACTTGAGCAGATGCGCACGGCTGTCCACCAGTACGGCGGCATCGTTCACCGGGAGATGGGAGACGGGATTTTCGCGGTGTTCGGGGCTCCGGTCGCCAGCGACCTGCACGCGGTCATGGCTTGCGTCGCGGCGCTCGATCTCGTTCGTCGTATCGAAGGGCTCAAGGATATCGGCATTCGCGTGCGTATCGGGGTGCACTCAGGTCTCGTGGTGGCCGGTCCCCGGCAGCTCGACTATACGAGTATGTACGACTTCGATGGGCCGCCGCTGATTATGGCAGAGCGGTTGCAAGCCGCTGCCCAGCCTGGGCAGGCGCTCGCATCAGAGAGCTGTCGTTCGCTCGCAGAGGGCTACATCCAGTTCGGGGCCGCGCAAGCGCATACGTTGAAGGGCTTCGCCGAGCCGATAATGGTTTACCCGATCAGGGCCGCGAGCGAGAGCTCAAAATGGCAGCTCACGATGGGGCGAAGCACGACGCACTTCGTTGGACGTAACGCAGAACTATCCGAACTTCTCACCTTAGCTAAGAGTGTATCGGAAGGGACAGGGCGCACCGCGCTCGTTTCGGGCGAACCAGGGGTAGGGAAGTCCCGCTTGGTCCACGAAGCCCAATCGCTGCTGCAACAACAAGGCTGGCAGACTCTGGAGGTGGAGTGCAATCCCATTGTCGGAGACGCTCCCTTTTCGCTCCTAAAGCACATCTTAGTTGCAGCTACATCGGAATTGCCCGATGCGGAACAAACAACACTGAGATCTGAGCTTTCTGCTGCGCAATATGACGCCCTCCATTTGATTTTGGACGGTGCCAGTGCTGAAATCTCCTCAGCGTGGGATAAGTTACCACCTCGCGCTCGGGCGCACGCCATTATCGATATGAGCTGCGCGGTTGTGATGAAGTGTGTCGGCCATCAGCCAACGCTGCTTTTGATCGAAGATGTGCAATGGACCGACAAGGCGAGTGCGCCAGCGGTCCAAGCGATTGCAGCTCTTTCGCAACGTCTTCCCTTCTTCGTGCTCGCTACCGTCCGTTCCGGAGAAGCGTGGGAACGGCTCGAGAACTCGTTCGATCGGACTATCGTGGTGGTGCCACTTGAGCGAGTAGCCGGCATTGCCATGCTCGACCAGCTTCTCGGTCCGTCTTCTCGTCTAGCCGACTTAAAAGTACGCATCCTCGAACATACCGGCGCAATGCCTCTTTTTCTTGAGGAAGTATGTCGCGGACTCGTCGAAGCTGGACGTCTGAAGGGGGAGCGGGGCAATTTCGAACCAGCATCGTCCGAGCTAGAACTCGGCGTGCCATTGACCGTCCAGGGCATGATCGCAAGCCGCATTGATCGGCTCTCACCGCGCGAGAAGCGGGTATTGCAAGTAGCCTCTGCAATTGGTCCACAAGTGCCAAGCCGACTGCTGCAGGCCATCTGCGCGCTTGAGCAATCAGTGTACCGCAAAAGTCTGAACGCCTTGCTGACCGCAGGCATGCTGACGTGTACACCGCAGCTGCGAAGTGAAGCCTCGTTCCCACATGAATTCGTACGGCAGGTGGCCTACGAGGCAACTCTCGAGTCAGATCGAGTGAAGCTTCACAACGAAATATTGGCGCAGCTGGGGAAGCAAGCAGCAACTGCTCCGCACGATCCGGAGCTGGCAGCCTCAATGGTGCATCACGCCACAAAAGCCAAACAGTGGAGGGAAGCAGCTGAAATAGCGGCAGCGATTGCGCGCCGTTGCTTTAGTCAGGCAGCCTTTGCGGATGCCAAACGGTATTTTGAGCTGGCCATGTCATCCATAGACAAGCTGCCGCCTTCCCCTACCCACGAAGCAAAAGCAATAGATCTACGCATTGAAGCACGCATGGCTTACGGAAACCTGGGAGAGATTGGGCGTTGGCTCGACTTGGCGCGAGAGGCGGAGGCGCGAGCGTTGAGTTCCGGCGATCAAATGCGGCGGGTCCCGGCGCTTGCAATGCGTGCCGCCGCGCTGAATTTCTGCGGAACGCCGCACGAATCTTTGGAAGCCGGCGAGGCGGCCGTACGCGAAGCAACCAAGAGCGGCCAATTGGGTTGGCTCGCATACGCGGAATACGGATTGGGTCAGGCTCGCTTCGTGGCTGGCCGCTACGCGGAAGCAATCGACGTTCTTGAGCGAGCCTACAGACGATTCCGTTTCGAAGGGGCCTCGCCTCCGCCCGGCGGGGGACCGGCACAAGCAGCCCTGCTCTGCTCGATGATGATCTGCGTAACGCAAGTGGCACTCGGCAACGATCAAGCTGCTGCTGACGCGCAAGCACGCGCCGAGGCCATTGCGGCCGAGTGTGGGGGACCGGCAGCTGCCATTGCCGCAGGGTTCAGCGGTGGAGTGCTTCTGCTAGCAATGAACCGGGCGGAGGAGGCGGAAGTCTCACTTGCTCAATCGCTCAAACTGGCTTCACAGCACGAAGTGCACCTTTTTATTCCTGTTTTGGCTAATCAGCATGGAGGTGCGCTCATCCGGCTATTCCGGATGGAAGAGGCTCGAGTTGCATACCGAACTGCGAGCAACGAGGCGGAAGTGCTGGGACATCGTTCGGCCGCACTGAGGTCGGAGTTGGGACTGGCGCTGTGTGAGGCAACTGAACCCACAAAACGGATTTCTGCGCTTGATGTACTTTCTAGGTGTGAGCAAATCGCCAGGCAAGGCGGCTACCAACCTCTGGAACTAGAAGCATTGCTTATCAAAGGCAGGTTGTTGAGCCTGTTGGGGCAAGACTGCGCGGCTGTCCGAAGTGCGTCCGAAGAATTGTTACTGCGTACTGGGGCAGTAGGTACGAAACGCGAGGTCGGTCGAGCTCTAGATCTGGTCTTGAGCTGA
- a CDS encoding Hsp20 family protein: protein MIAPLWRSRIGFDRLFDLLEDSVPESADNSPPYNIERNGEDHYQISLALAGFAPHEITITAEQNVLTVEGRKAETGDHQYLYRGISVRPFRREFNLAEYVQVKGASFENGMLKIDLVRELPEAMKPRQIPIQAGNDNQRLEHQQMA, encoded by the coding sequence TTGATTGCTCCTCTCTGGCGCTCAAGGATTGGGTTCGATCGCCTCTTCGATCTGCTTGAAGACTCGGTGCCAGAAAGCGCCGACAACTCCCCACCTTACAACATTGAACGGAACGGAGAGGATCACTACCAGATCTCACTCGCGCTAGCCGGTTTTGCACCGCATGAAATAACCATTACTGCGGAGCAAAACGTCCTCACAGTAGAAGGCCGAAAGGCTGAAACGGGGGACCACCAATACTTGTACCGGGGTATTTCCGTGCGCCCATTTCGGCGTGAGTTCAACCTCGCCGAATACGTGCAAGTGAAAGGCGCCTCGTTCGAGAACGGCATGCTTAAGATCGATCTTGTACGTGAGCTCCCCGAAGCCATGAAGCCGCGGCAGATACCGATTCAAGCCGGCAACGACAACCAGAGGCTTGAGCACCAGCAAATGGCGTGA